tgtttaagaagaagacggacgtgggcggtaatgttaccgtctatgaagcttgacttatgggaaagagtcttttcacaagttcaaggagttgactacgatgagaatttctcacccgtagcgatgcttaagtccgtcggaatcatgttagcattagctgtatttttcgattatgaaatctaacagatggatgtcaaaacaagttttgttaccagttttcgtaagaaaaagttgtatgtgatacaataaaaggttttgtcgatcctaaggatgctaaaaggtatgctggctccagcgatccttctatggactggagcaagcatctcggagtcggaatatatgctttgatggagtgatcaaagcttttaggtttatacagtgtttgctagaaacttgtatttacaagaaagtgagtgggagcactacaacatttctgataagtatatgtcgatgacatattgttgatccgaaataatgtagaatttctggaaggcataaacggttgtttgaagagtgtttttcaaaggaagacctggataaagctgcttacatattgggcatcaagatctatagagatagatcaagacgcctgatggtactttcaaagaacacacaccttgacatgtttttgaaggagttcaaaatagatcagtcaaagaagggggtCTTACCTAAGTTTTAagctgtgaagttgagtaagactcaaagattgaccacggcagaagaaagaggaaggatgaaggtcgtcccctatgcttttgtcataggctctatacggtatgccatgctgagtaccgcaccagatgtgtgccttgccacatgtctggcaagagggtacaaaggtgatctaggattgGATCACCAAAtagcgatcaaaattatccttagaggaataaggaaatgtttctcggatatggaggtgatgaagagttcgacgtaaagagttacgtcgatgcaagcttaacacctatccggatagctctgagtagagataccggatacgtataatggagcaacaatttggaatagctccaagttgaacgtggtagcagcatctatgatatgacataaagttttgcgaaatacatagggatctgaatatggcaagacccgttgactacaacctctctcacaagcataacatgatcaaacccagaactcattgagtgttaatcacatagtgatgtgaactagattattgagtctagtaaactctttggatgttggtcacatgtcgatgtgacctgtgagtgttaatcacatggcgatgtgaactagattattgactctagtgcaagtgggagactattggaaatatgccctagaggcaataataaattagttattattatatcatatttcattgttcatgataatcgtttattatccatgctagaattgtattgataggaaactcagatacatgtgtggatacatagacaacaccatgtccctagtaagcctctagttgactagctcgttgatcaatagatggttacggtttcctgaccatggacattggatgtcgttgataacgggatcacatcattaggagaatgaaatgatgtgatggacaagacccaatcctaagcctagcacaagatcgtgtagtttgtttcctaaagcttttctaatgtcaagtatcatttccttagaccatgagattgtgcaactcccggataccgtaggagtgctttgggtgtgccaaacgtcacaacgtaactgggtggctataaaggtacactacaggtatctccgaaagtgtctgttgggttggcacgaattgagactgggatttgtcactccgtgtaaacggagaggtatctctgggcccactcggtaggacatcatcatatgtgcacaatgtgaccaaggagttgatcacgggatgatgtgttacggaatgagtaaagagacttgccggtaacgagattgaacaaggtatcgggataccgacgatcgaatctcgggcaagtacaataccgctggacaaagggaattgaatacgggattgattaaatcctcgacatcgtggttcatccgatgagatcatcgtggaacatgtgggagccaacatgggtatctagatcccgctgttggttattggccggagagttgtctcagtcatgtctgcatggttcccgaacccgtagggtctacacacttaaggttcaatgacgctagggttattaggaagacttgtatgtgattaccgaatgttgttcggagtcccggatgagatcccagatgtcacgaggatttctggaatggtccggaggtaaagatttatatatggaaagttgttgttcggcttccgggaaaagttcggttttttccggtattgtatcgggaagcttcCGGAGGATTCCGAAggggtccggaaaatgttccaccatgtccaatacaatagcatgggctgtaggggggagCCCTAAtattaatgggccaagggcaccagccccccaaggcccatgcgcatgggagaggggaaaccctaagggggagggcctccacttgacttgggaggcactcctccccccccccttggccgccgcccccaaccctagatgggatctaagggggccggccccctctctccccacctataaatagtggaggggtgggagggcggccagaCCACTTGAAcctggcgcaacccctcccctccaatacctctcctcctccgcgtgagcttggcgaagccctgccggagaactgccactccatcaccaccacgccgtcgtgctgctgttggactctcttcctcaacctctccctcctccttgctggatcaaggcgtgggagacgtctccgttccgtacgtgtattgaacgcggaggtgccgtccgttcggcgctaggatcatcggtgatttggatcacgacgagtacgactccatcaaccccgttcacttgaacgcttccgcttagcaatctacaagggtatgtagatgcactctccttcccctcgttgctagattactccatagattgatcttggtgatgcgtagaaaattttaaatttctgctacgatccccaatagtatCATcacagacacctgtagagcacctttttaatcacctagttacattgtgacgtttggtagcacacaaagtgttcctccggtactcaggagttgcataatctcatagtcataggaacatgtataagtcatgaagaaagcaatagcaacaaactaaacgatcatcgtgctaagctaacagatgggtcaagtcaaccacaccaTTCTCTactgatgtgatcatgttaatcaaatgacaactcatgtctatggttagaaaacataaccatcattgattcaacgagctagtcaagtaaaggcaaactagtgacactctatttgtctatgtatttacacatgtactaagtttccggttaatacaattctagcatgaataataaacatttatcatgatataaggaaatataataacaactttattattgcctctagggcatatttccttcaacgacgGTCCCAAAATTTACCATGCCAATATATGTTAAGTTGCCAAGGCAAAACACATCACAGTTTCATAAAGAAAAATCTATAGTGACTATGGCAAAAAAAGTTAAATAATTTGTATTGGACACATGGCAAATTTACCAAATTATTGTATTCCTACATAGGAGCATGACAGTTATGTAAAATCTGTAATGTACCACCCTAGAGAGAAGACACAAGCATGGCAGATCAATCATGGCAGATCAATCATGGCATATCAAGCATGACTAGAGGCTAACGCGTGCTTTGCCGCACCGTTCTTCACTCGTGGGCTTGATTCTTTTATATCTAATAGATTGTTATGGTCGGTTGTTTTGTTTGGATTTTATCAATGTTGACTTGTGTTTTAATTACGCCATGGAGGTCTTTTTTCTCGTTTGTATATCATGTCGGGTTCTTGTTGGAGACGATATTCCCCAAAGGAGAATGAAGTTTCTGTTGTGCATCGTTGTGGTGTCTCTTGAGAGGTCATATTCTATGCTAAAATTATGTGTCGGTTTCGATGTCAGCTGGTGATGGTTATTTGAGCCTCTTGACAGGTCTCATTCCACGCCAAAATCGTGGAGTTGCTGCTATAACACACACATGGATCAGCCCACGAGCTCTCACTCGCTTAGCTTGACTCCCTATTCCTCTTAGTCGGTTATTTTTTTCAACTCGCTCTACTACTCGCTCAGAAAATAAActatttttaaaaataggttaGTTCAATTAAAATATGTTCAAGAATTTTTGAAAATATTACGAATTTACAAAACCATGAATTAGAGAAAATGCTGATGAATTTAAAATATATTCATGGATTAAAAAATGTCTGTATATTAAAAgtttcaaattttaaaaatgttcataaactttAAAAATGTCCATGAACTTCAAAATATTCATGAATGTAATAAATATTAATGAAGATAAAAAAttaaattaatttttatttttaacGTTCACAAATTTTAATAATCGCTCATGAATTAAAACCTGTAAAAAAttaaagagagaaggggaaataaAACTAAGTAACAAACAACCTTACATGCGGGTCCCACAATGACCCCACAACCCCTGAAACACCAGAGCGCTCCAAATCATGGGAGCTTAGTACCTCTATAGATTTACCAAAAACATGGCAATTATGTAAAATCTGTAAATGTACCCTAGAGAAAAGACACAAGCATGGCAGATCAAAAAAAAGTTGTTGACCAATTGATTGTTTGATAACAGCAGCATCACTAAATTAACTATGGCAAAAAAATAGTTGACAGGTTAATAATTTAGGTGAGATGTCAAGTTTAATTCACCGAAAACATGGCAACTTTGGACAATTTGTAAATTACCTCTGAAGGAGACACACTGAATATAGTGGTAAACTTGATCTGGTAAACTGAATATTCCATAGCAAAAAAATGATCTGATAATGAGAGAAAGGAGAGGCACTGACGACCGACGAAGGACTGATGACGCGTGCTCTTCCATGTGCGGCGACGAAGCAGGAAACTGCGAAGGCGACGtaggccctgtttgtttgggcttttgcttctgcttttgcagCTTTTTCACTTTGGCCAAAAAGCCATAAAAGCTCCTAAATAGGTGTTTTACAATTTTTATGGCTTTTGGAGCTAAATATTGTTATATTGGTTCATCAAAAGACAAAAAAGCTTCAAAAGCACTTATTTAAAAGTTTTTATTGCTTTTTAACCAAAGTGAAAAAGCTGCAACAAGGCTGTAGACGCGCTGGTGCTCCTCCATGCTCGGCCACCGCGGACCATCCCGTGGTCCTCCTCGGACGGCAGCCGCAGAGCGCCTCTCCTCTACACGCAGCGACGGGCAGCCTCGATGGCTCCACACATGGTGCGACCGCTGGTAGGCGCGCGCGACCGAACAGGGCGGTGGCAACAATGCCCCCGCTTATGCATTTTTTTAGAGTACGCAAAATGCGTACCATTGATTTATAGAAGGCAGAGATTATATACAAGAGTTACAAAAGACGGCCATCCACAGAAGGTTGGCACATCAAACACACCACTCCCACGCAAACATACTATTCCTCAATCAAATGTTGTACTCCTCTTCCTCCTGCTTGCACCCAACGCAAGAGTTCCTGATGGATCAGCTCGGCAGTGCCCCATTCATTGGTGATGGCGTGTGACGTAAAAACTCGACCATTTCTCTGCTTCCATAAGTTCCACCAAACTAGGATGCAGAAGGCGTCAAATCCTTTACGGTATGTCTTGTGGATTCTCTTCCTCGACCTAGTCCACCATCCCTCAAGATTATCTGTCATAGTTGACAAGATGGAAAGATCAATGCCAAGTCTTGTGCACCTGAGAAACCATACCTGTTGTGCAAAACGCACTGTAAAAATATGTGATCCACAGTGTCCTCTCACACAGGAAGCAAACCGAAGTTTGATCCTGCAGCCCGTGCCTGAATCTCCGGTCCGACGTCCCCCGCTCATGCTTCAAACGTGGGGAGGCGGCCTCTTCGACCGGTGGCGGTGCGGCGGCCAGCGGGACGATGAGCCTCTGACTTAAGAATCGACGTAGGGCACCCACGAGCTCCACCCCCCCATACCTCGGCCTGACAACCGGCAACCACCACTCGCGTGAGGCTCTCTCTGCCGCCGTCGATACGGCACGCCGCACCGGCATCGTTGTCGAGTACTTCCTCCGCCCACCACCGCCGAGGATTCGAATGACAATGTCGTTGCACGCCTCCTCCCGCTCCTCGTCTCCGCCGCCGCATGCCTCCTCTCCGACATGGCCCCCCTTGGTACGACACAAACCGCCTTGCCGCCTGCGCatggcctctctccccctctgtccCGTGCGGCGCGTGAGTTGGTAACGGAGAAAGGTAGTACAAGGGAGAGAGGTGCGGCAGTGCAAGACGACTGCACATGGCGCCCCTGGTTGCTTTACGATTTGTGCAAGATATCCAACGGCGCTGAGCTCATTCGGGCTGAAACTCCAAAAACCTGACGTTCATGATTTATCTATGTCCTACACATCTCTTTACTGCACGATAAGAGCACGTACATATTTTCTTCACTGCACGATAAGAGCTGCGTCCAGTAAGCCACATAGTAGTTCCATAACTTCGAGTGTGCCCAAGTGGTCCAACGCAAGCGCCCTCATATGGACAGCGCAGCAAGGGCAACACGACCCCACCAAACCCCACCAACACTAGTGATTCTTCCCGCGTCACAGGAGAGGCAAACTGGACCGCCAAAATCCAGACAGTTTCGAGACGATCATCTTTCATCTTCAGTCGACTACCTTAGTTTTGCGGGATCAGTGGAGGCTATCTGCCGAGGTTACACCGTTTGCCGAACACCTTGCATTTCCTCCGGCTCCTAGCCGAGGTGTTCTTCTGTTCTTCTTCTTCCGGCATGGCAGAAGCCTTGCGCTCAACTGCCAGCTCTTCCACGGGCCTTCTACGACCTTTATGCTTGTCTTCAAGCCTAGGGCTCCTCCAAGTCCAAGGTGTATCGGCGTGGAAGAGCTTCCTGCGACGTTTCGCCTTCGCTCTCCGCGGCTTGGCGACACAGGCTTGAAAAGTCAGAGCCTTCGGAGAGAAGGGATCAGGTCCTGCAGCAAGAAAATGGTAGCTCTATGATGGTGTTGCTGTTAATTCAGAAATATGTATTGTTGCAATGTTTTCTCAAGTGTCGATTAACTGCATTATAATTTATAAACGTATTACTGAACTGAGAGAGGAATGAAGAAGAACATACCGGGGAACGTCACAGCTGTTGTAGTGTGAGGACAAGTTTGTGATACAGTAGCTTCATCTGGATTTCTGGACTCTTTTAGAGTAACAACGGCTGTTGGAGTGTGAGGACAAGTCTCTGATACAGTAGCTTCCTCTGGATTTCCAGACTCTTTTTCAGTAACGGAGGAGGATGCAGTAGCTTCCTCTGCATTTCCAGATTCGGTAGCCTCTTCCCTTCGTTCACCTTCTGTGACAAACATGGTCTGATCATCATGCAATGTAGCTTGGTGCTGAGCTGAGTTGCTCTGTGTGGAAGCTCCCTGATATTCTTCGACATTCTCCTCGCTACTGCTCAATTCAATAATCTCTGCATCATCACTCAGTTCTATCCAATCGATCAGCGCCATTGTGTAGCCTGAAAGAGTAAGATGGCGCGAGAGATGATCAAGAAATGAACTTGAAGGGAAACCCCTCCATCCACCAGACAACCCTTTCTGAGAGGGAAAATAACAGGATCACAACAAGGGGAAACAGTGAGAAGCAAACAGGGCTTATCTCTCTACTCTTAGGGAAACTAAGATAATTCCACTTCTGTTGTATGCTTCCCAGTACAGATTAAATACTTCCTTTGTtcaaaaatataagatgttttggatatgtcaatatggactacatacggactgagatgagtgaacaaacacagtaAACGTGTCcatatacatccgattcagaaaaaaaaagttaagaacatcttatatttgtgaaaacagagggagtagtatttagcaTGGTAAGAATATATATGATCAGTAGTAAGTAGTTAAAGAATGTGAAGTTTCTTTTCATTATGGAGTGTATCAACAATCAAAGTTTTGCATGGATGGAGAATTACACAATGCCAGCGGTTATCGATGCTTAAACAATGAACATGGCTTCAGCACCTTGCTGTAAACTAAATCTGCACGTGGTGGAAGAGTAGGACACCTGAGCAAATCTTTAGAGAAAAGGCCTAAGCCCAGCTTTTCATTCAAAGCGAAAGTGTTCAGTGCAAGGAGTATATGACAAAACTGAAATGGATTTGCTAATTCTCAGAATTAACAAAGTCTCATCTAACTCCTACACTATATGATTAACCAAACAGATAAATTAAAGAAAGAAATCCCCGCAAATCTCCACGTAGATTTCTCATGTAGAGTAGATGAGAGCGACACATCCAAACTGAAAGTACTACTATGACTATCACAAACTCTACTTCTACCATTATTTTTTAACGGCCGGCAGCCTAAACGCAAAAAGGATCGATTTCGCAGATCCTATACCGGCAAGTATTTAGGAGATGCTTCTCGCAAAGAAAAAAGGTGTTTTTTgtaggaaaaagaaaaaagatatgcGGAGGGACGCGGACACTAACAAGAGCGAAAAGAAAATGCTCGAAATAAATCTGCTAGTACTAAGGCTGGGAGCCTGGGACCATCCGATGAATCCCCACCCCGCTTCGAGAAGAAAACCCCCACCCACCCAGGCGACGTATCCGGATGCACCGACGCGGACCCCATCTGCCACTTCAAGCGAAACCGCTGGAGCAAGAAGAAACCACGCACGCAGCCACCGCGTCGTTGGAGAAACACCAACAATGGCGGATTCAACCTGAGATTGCAGCGAAAGCAAAATGGCGGCACGGGATGCGCAGTGCGGAATCAATGAGGGCTTGGATGAATCGAATAACCTGATG
The sequence above is drawn from the Triticum aestivum cultivar Chinese Spring chromosome 7A, IWGSC CS RefSeq v2.1, whole genome shotgun sequence genome and encodes:
- the LOC123150114 gene encoding uncharacterized protein encodes the protein MALIDWIELSDDAEIIELSSSEENVEEYQGASTQSNSAQHQATLHDDQTMFVTEGERREEATESGNAEEATASSSVTEKESGNPEEATVSETCPHTPTAVVTLKESRNPDEATVSQTCPHTTTAVTFPGPDPFSPKALTFQACVAKPRRAKAKRRRKLFHADTPWTWRSPRLEDKHKGRRRPVEELAVERKASAMPEEEEQKNTSARSRRKCKVFGKRCNLGR